Genomic segment of Edaphobacter bradus:
TTCCCACCTCAATTCCCGCGAAGGGAGAGAAAGAGGAATATTGAATTAGGAGTGGCGATCCGGACGGGTGGCCCACCCATAAATTTCCCAATGTGGGTACCCCATTCATGCGGTTTTATCGCATGAGTGGGTCATTCGCGCGAATGCGCGAACCGCTGCGATTCCGTCCCTATCAAAACTGCTAGTCCCGCCCGCCTTTCTCTCCGCCTACAATCCTCTCTCGAGGTGAATCCATGCGCAGAACAGCCACAACCGCGATCCTCGCCCTGGCAGCCATCGCCGCCACGCTCTCCGCGTCCGCCGATAAGCTCAAAGGCCCCGCCACGCTCAAGGACCTCCAACCCTTCGGAACCACGGACAAACAGCACAAGCATCAGGCCTACGACCTCTCCTTCGACGCCGAAGGCCACAGCTACACCTGCCGCACCAATTCAAAAAAATCCACCGACGCCACCGAGTTCGTCGTCGGCAGCCAGATCAACTACGAGATCGACAAGAACAAGGCAAAGATCAAAACCCGGCAAAACAAAAAGCTCGAGTGCAAGATCGTCCGCGTAGAAAAGAGCCCAGCCCCATAACCCCAGCCCGCGGGTGGCCCACACATAAGAACCAGCCCATACATCGGGTGCCCCATTCATGCGGTCTCATCGCACGAGTGGGTCATTCGCGCGAATGCGCGAACCCGGACAAGCTAAAATCCCTCGATGCCCACAGGCCTAATGCGATACCAGAAAACGGGCAACCTCCACTTCATCACCTTCAGTTGTTACCGACGTCTTCCCCATCTTGAAGACCCCGAACCTAAGAACATCCTCGAACGAGTCATCGAGAGGGCCCGCCGCTCCCACAACCTCGCCATCTTCACATGGTGTCAAGTCCCCAAACTCGCAAAAACGCCCCTAACCAACACAAAACAAACAACAAATAAACTCGCCCGAAGTGGCATGCCAGTTCGTGCCACTCGCTATAATAGAAACAGAAGAGAAAAGAGCCCCGGACCAACCCGGGGCTTTTACTTTTTGATCAACTTGCAACCTATAACCGCAACGAACAACTGTCTTTTGAAGACATTGCGCCAACTCCATGCCAAATTCCTTGGATTTCCTGGGTTTGGCACGCCAATTGTGCACGAAGTCCAAACCTAAAGTCTCTGTTTGGAAGATTTTGCACAAAAAACCGGGGGAGGGGGGAGCGACGCGTCAGTACTCTTGCTGAACTGATTCGCAAGAGTAATATTGGGCCACAGTAAATACCCGGGATCCAGTCCAATCCGCTCCAAAAGGACATATCCGTGGCCACAGAAGCGCATTCAAAGGATCACGTCCAGCGCGCCCTTGAAGTCGCAATCAACATCGGTCTTCTCGCTCTCCTCACAACGGCGTGCCTCCTTATTCTGCGCCCATTTCTCCCTCTCGTCGCCTGGGGCATCATCATTGCAATCGCCGTGTATCCCGCATACAGCAAGTTCCGGAGCCTCCTCGGCGGACGCGGAACGCTGGCCGCGGTCCTGGGTACCTTGCTCTTCCTCGCTGTCCTGATCGTCCCGGTCGCCTTATTGACGGAGACGATGATTGAGGGCGTCCAGAACCTGACCACTCACATCAAGAATGGAACCCTCAGCGTCCCCCCTCCGCCCGACAGCGTCGCCACCTGGCCCCTCATTGGGGCGCCGTTGTTCCGTGCCTGGACCATGGCCTCCACCAACCTCACCGAACTGCTCACGAGTTTCGCTCCGCAGATTAAAGCAATCGTCCCCGGTCTGCTCTCCGCCACCGCCGGAGTCGGTCTCACTGTTCTGCAATTCGTCCTGTCCATTCTGCTTGCTGGCGTTCTGCTCGCGAAGGCTTCGGGCTGCGCCAAAGTCTCGCGCTCGCTGACCAACCGCCTCTTCGGCGATCAGGGCCCCGAATACGAGGAGCTCGCGGCATCGACCATCCGCAGCGTCACGAACGGAATCCTCGGCGTCGCATTGATCCAGACCGTACTCGCCGGACTCGGCTTTCTGGTCGCCCGAATTCCCGGCGCGGGCCTGTGGACCTTGATCTTTCTCTTCGCTGCGGTCCTTCAGGTCGGCGCCGTTGTGCTCATCCCGGCCGTCATCTACATGTTTGCTATCGCCAGCACGACGAAGGCAGTCTTGTTTCTGCTTTGGTGCGCCTTCGTCGGTCTTATCGACAACGTGCTAAAGCCCCTGCTGCTGGGGCGCGGCGCGGCCGTTCCTACCGCTGTGATCTTTCTGGGTGCGATCGGTGGATTCCTTGTCATGGGTACCATCGGCCTCTTTGTTGGCGCCATCATTCTGTCCGTCGGCTACAAGCTCTTTCTTGCCTGGCTGCAGGGCCCTGAGATCGCGAAACAAGGAATCGCATGATAGTGGACGGGTGGCCCACACATAAAAAACTCGCCCACACATCGGGTGCCCCATTCATGCGCGGCCTCATCGCGCATGGGTGAGGCCCGAGGATGTCTGAGTTTACGATGACCTCATACCGAGCCGTCTGAAGCCGGCGTCCCCAGCGGGCGGTCTTTGCCCGCTGGGGTGGTGAAGCGTTACCAAACCGAAGGCCACGATCATTTCATCACCTTCAGTTGTCACCGGCGACTCCCACACCTGAACAACAACCACGCTCGTATCGTCTTCCTGAAGACTCTCGAAAAACTCCGAGGCGCCACCT
This window contains:
- a CDS encoding AI-2E family transporter produces the protein MATEAHSKDHVQRALEVAINIGLLALLTTACLLILRPFLPLVAWGIIIAIAVYPAYSKFRSLLGGRGTLAAVLGTLLFLAVLIVPVALLTETMIEGVQNLTTHIKNGTLSVPPPPDSVATWPLIGAPLFRAWTMASTNLTELLTSFAPQIKAIVPGLLSATAGVGLTVLQFVLSILLAGVLLAKASGCAKVSRSLTNRLFGDQGPEYEELAASTIRSVTNGILGVALIQTVLAGLGFLVARIPGAGLWTLIFLFAAVLQVGAVVLIPAVIYMFAIASTTKAVLFLLWCAFVGLIDNVLKPLLLGRGAAVPTAVIFLGAIGGFLVMGTIGLFVGAIILSVGYKLFLAWLQGPEIAKQGIA